The DNA region GGTCCATACGCCTATGGTTATTTAAGGAATGAAGCGGGAGTCCACCGGCTGGTCCGAATTTCCCCGTTCTCTTCAGAAGGAAAGCGCCACACTTCTTTTGTCGCGGTCGAAGTCACGCCGGAAATTACCGAAGATATCAAGATCGAGATCAATCCGGGCGATTTGCGGGTTGACACTTACCGCGCTTCCGGGCCTGGCGGCCAAAACGTCAACAAGGTCAGCTCCGCGATCCGGATCACCCATCTTCCGACCGGGATCGTTACCCAGAGCCAATCCGACCGCTCCCAGCATAACAATCGGGACACGGCAATGCGGATGCTGAAGGCTAAATTACATGAGATGCTGGTCCTGCAACGGAAAGAAAAGATCGATGAACTGGTCGGGGAAAAGCGGAAGATCGAGTGGGGGAGCCAGATTCGTTCCTACGTTTTCCAACCTTATACTTTGGTCAAGGATAACCGGACCGGGGTTGAAGTCGGCGACGTCCAGGGCGTGATCGACGGAGAGATCGATCCTTTTATCGAAGGGTCTTTGCGCGCGAAAATCCAATAACCGGAGGGTGCGATGCTAAAAAGAATCATTTGGGGAATTCTAAAGATCAGCCTGATAATCTCCGTCCTGGTCGGTTGTTATTTTGGCCTGGAGCGCCACTTAGCCGAACAGGCGACCCGCTCGGTCCGGGTCGTCATCGACTTGAACGATCTGAAAAAAGCGGCCGCTTATGAAAAACAGCCGCTGACCGCCGTTCTCAAAGAGGTCCGGAAGATCGGTTTTTCCGAGCTGGGGGTCTTTGAGGAAACACTGCCTGATGCCAACGCTTTGGGTGAGATCTATTACGCCAAAGGGGGGAGCATTCGTAAGCTGGCCGCCTTTTCCCCGGTCTTTTCCGCTAAAATAAAAGAGATCAAACCAGATCGGACCTATATTTTTGCTCCTTTCCAGGAGTCACGCAAAAGGATCGTCGCTCAATTGACCTGGGCGCTGGGAGCCAAGTCGATCCGCTTTCTCGGCCGGGACGTGATCGAAGTCGATGAGGCGGAAGAAGAACTGCGGGCCCTGGGGCTGGGAATTTCCGAAGCGCAGAAAAATTATCTTGAGCGGCTTGGCTTTCGCTTGGTCCCCCGGGTTTGGAACGATCCCCGCTACCATCTTGGCAACATTGAAGCCAAGCTCTCCGGTTTAAAAGATTACCGGACGATTATTTTTGACGGAGAAGAGCTCCTCGGGTTTCCGGAAGCGGTCCCGTCTCTGGCCGAAGCCCTAAAAAAGTTCCGGCTGAACTACGGCTTCGTGGAAATCGTTAAACAGGACGGCGATTACCAGCTTAAAAACTTGATGGCGAACGAGGTTGTTCGGGTCCACAGCGTGCCGAAAGACGAGTTGAAAAAGCTGGAGAAGCCGGAAGTTCTGGACCGTTACCTCCGGGCGGCCAGGGAGCGTCAGGTCAAATTGCTTTATGTCCGGCCGTTCCTGCCACCGCAAATCGATGCCGTTCCCGTTGAATACAATCTCCGTTTTTTTGGCGAATTGAAGAACAAGCTTGCCGCCGCCCACTTTACAATCGGCGAAGGAAAAGAGCCGCCGCCGCTTCAAATCACCGGCTGGCAGATCATCGCCCTCGGTTGGGGAGTTCTGGTCGGCACGCTTCTCTTGCTCAATGCCTTTGTCGCTTTGCCGTTGTGGGGACTGGTGATCGCGCTTTTAGCGGGTGTTAATGCCCTGCTTTTTCTGGCGGCCAAGCTGACCATCTTGCAGAAACTGCTCGCGTTTACGGCGGCGGTCGTTTTCCCATCGCTGGCGGTGATCAGTTCCGCTAACCGTCTGAACCGGCAGGGAGGTTTCCCCCTATTTCAGGCATTCTATTTTGTCTTGCGCATTGTGGCGATAACGGCCTTAGGGATCATTTTTATCGTTGGTTTACTGGCCGATTCCCGCTATATGTCGGGGGCGCTGGTCTTTCCGGCGGTCAAGGCGGGGCTGGTCCTGCCGATCATGATCGTGGCAGCCTATTTTCTGTTGAAGGAAGGGGAGCTGAACCTGATCGATCGGGTGAAGGCGATCTTAAGGACCAAGGTTAGCGTGGCGAACGCCTTAATCGGCTTAATTTTACTGGCCGCGTTGGGACTTTTTCTCGCTCGGTCCGGGAACTTTACCATCCCGGTCCCCGGGATTGAAAAAGCTTTTCGCAACTGGCTGGAAGTTCTCCTTTTTGTCAGGCCGCGGACCAAGGAGTTCCTGGTCGGTTATCCTTTCCTTTTCCTGGCAGCCGTTTATTATTTGAAGGCGAGCGATCGGAGCTGGCTCTGGGTAGTCATGGCGATCGGGGCGATCGCGCCGGTCTCGGCCCTCAATACTTTTTCCCATATCCATACGCCGCTGACGATCTCGATCGTCCGCTTGATCAACGGCTTGGTTCTTGGCCTGATTTTTGGTATCATAATCGCGATAGTCGCCGGCCGCTGGTTTTCAAAAGAGGGTGAAAAATAATGCGCGTATTATTGTCCGGTTATTACGGCTACGGTAACGTTGGCGATGAAGCGGTCCTGGAATCGATCGTTGACGGTTTGCGGCGCCAGGACCCGACCCTGCAGATCACCGTCCTTTCCGCCTCGCCCCAGATGACCGCTCAATTCTATAACGTCAAAACGATCGGCCGTTATTCTTTAGGCGTGTTCATTGAAATGCTCAAGACCGACGTTTTCGTCAGCGGCGGCGGGACCCTTTTCCAGGACTCGACCAGCAACCGGAGCTTCTGGTATTACACCGGTTTATTGCTCCTGGCCAAAGTCCTTTTTAAAAAGACGATGATCTTTGCCCAGGGATTCGGTCCGATCAAAGGCCGGGCCAATCGGCTGCTTGCTTCTTTGGCGATCAAAAGGGTCAACCTGATCACGGTTCGCGACGCCGAGTCGAAGGCCGGCTTGGTTAAGATCGGCATTCGGCCGGAGAAGATCAATGTGACCGCCGATCCCACCTTCCTGTTGAAAAATCCTTCCGGGCTGGAGGGGCGCAAGGTCCTGGCGCTGGAAGGGGTGACGACGGAGAAGCCGCTGCTCGGCGTTTCCGTGCGGAGTTTGCCCCGCCGGCAGGGGATCGAACTGCAGTTTTACCGGATGCTGGCCGAAACGCTCGACTCGTTCGTGGAAAAAAATAATTATCAGATCGTTTTTCTGCTTCTGCATTGTCCGGAAGACATGAGAGAGACCTCCAAGGTCATCAATTTCATGAGCCGGAAGTCGAACGTCGTTTTCAAGATCTGTTCGCCGCACGAGATGCTTTCGGTCGTTTCCCAGTGCGACTTTATGATCGCGATGCGCCTACACGCCCTGATCTTCGCGGTCAAATCGCTGGTCCCGGCTTTCGGCCTCTCTTACGATCCGAAAGTGAAATCTTTCATGAACAGCGTCGGCTCGCCCTGCCTGACCGTTGACGAAGTCCTCGATCAAGGCCGCTTGGAAAAAGCGGTCGCGGCGCAATTTGCCATCAGGGAAGCGAGTAAAAAAATGCTGGAAAAGGTCTTGGTCCATTTAAGAGAGCAAGCCCAGGATAATTTTTCGCTCTTTTTCCGGACTTTTAAATAGTGCGGCCATGAAAATCCTGGTTATTGGGGCGGACGGCCAGTTAGGGAGCGACCTGGTCCGGACCGTTCCCAAAGCCGAGCTTATCCCTTTAACGATCAAGGATCTTGATATTACCAAACGGGAAAACACCCTGCTGGTCATTAAAGGCCACAAGCCTGACCTTGTCATTAACACCGCCGGTTATTCTCGTGTCGATGATGCCGAGGACCATCAGGACCAGGCTTTCGCCATCAACGCCGAAGGCGCGGCAAACGTCGCGCTGGCTTGTTTGGAGAGCGGGGCGGGGTTGGTTCATATTTCCACCGATTATGTTTTCGATGGGCTAAAAAACAGCCCGTATACCGAGGACGATAAGACGGCGCCGCTCTCCGCTTACGCCCGGTCGAAGGTTGCCGGGGAAGAAAAGATTGCTACTATTTTAAAAAAATATTTTATTATCCGCTCTTCCGGTTTGTTCGGCGCCGCCGGCTGTCTGGGCAAGGGTGGGGGGAATTTTATCGACAGCGTGATCGCCAAAGGTAAAAGCGGAGCGCCGTTCAAGGTCGTCAACGACCAATATTTTTCTCCGACCTACACTCTGGACCTGGCCGGAAAGCTGGTCCAGCTGGCTAGGACCGATCATTATGGTCTTTATCATATTGTTAATCACGGCGCTTGTTCCTGGTATGAACTGGCGGCGCGGACCTTTGAGTCGCTCGGGTTGGCCGTTAATTTTACGGCCATCCCCTTTGCCGAGCTTAATGCCAAGGCCAAGGCGAAACGGCCCGCTTACTCGGCCCTCGATAATAAACGCTTGCGAGCCGTCGGGTTGGACGATCTCCGGCCCTGGCCCGACGCCCTCCGGGCCTATTTAATGGAAAAGGGGCTTTGATGAAACTGGCGATCGTCCATGATTATTTGAACCAGTTTGGGGGCGCGGAACGTTGTCTGGTTGATCTTCACGAGGTTTTTCCCGACGCGCCGATCTACACCGCGATCTACGATCCGGAAAAAATGCCGCCGGTCTTCCGTGAAATGAAGATCGTGACTTCCTTTATGCAGCGCTTACCCGGGATCTTTAAACATTTCAAGAAATATCTTTTTCTTTATCCCTTCGCTTTTTCGAGCTTCGATCTGTCAAAGTATGATGTCATCCTTTCTTCCAGTTCCGCTTTTGCCAAAGGGGTCCGGAAACGGCCGGGGCAGGTCCATATTTGTTACTGCTATACTCCGATGCGCTTTGTCTGGCGCTATGACGACTACATTAAGCACGAAGCCCTGCCTGGTTGGCTGAAGCGGCTCCTGCCGCTCTTAATGGGTCCGCTCAAAACCTGGGACCTGAAAACCGCCGGTCAAGTCGATCGTTTTATCGCGATTTCCAGGCTGGTCGCTCAACGGATCAAAGAGCTTTACCATCGCGAATCTGATATAATATACCCGCCTGTTGATTGCGATCTTTTTCAGCCGACAGAGCGGTCGGGCGACTATTTTCTGGTCCTTTCCCGCCTTAACGCTTACAAGCGGATCGATCTCGTGATCGAAGCGTTCAATCGTTTAGCTTTGCCGTTAAAGATCGCGGGGGACGGTCCCGATCGCCGGCGCTTAGAATCGTTAAGCGGACCAAACGTTGAATTTCTGGGCCGCCTATCGGACCCGGCGGTTAAGCAAATGGTCGCTGAATGCCGCGGCCTGATCTTTCCGGGGGAAGAAGACTTTGGGATCGTCCCGGTTGAAGCGATGGCGGCCGGTCGGCCGGTGATCGCTTTTCGCGGCGGCGGCGCCCTGGAAACGATCGTCGAGGGTGAGACCGGCCTCTTTTTTGACGAACCGACCCCGGAATCGCTGATTAAGGCGGTTGAAAAGTTCAAGCGTTTGACCTTTGATCCCCGGACCGTGCGGGCCCGGGCTTTGCAATTCGACCGAAAAATCTTTAAACAAAGGATGGCGGAATACGTTGAAAAAAACCAATAAAGCCCGGCCTTTTTCTTTTGATCTGGCGCTTGAACTTTGTGTCCTACTGATCATTTTCCTGGTCCCGGTCATTTTTGACCGCCGGATCGGGATCGTTTTTTCCGGTACCAAGGTCGTTTGGCTTAGGACCTTCATCGTTATTGCCATGAGCTTGTGGTCCGCGAAATTGCTGATCACCGGCAAACATCGCTTCGTTCGGACCCCGCTCGATTGGCCGGTCCTGACCTTTGTTTTGACGACGACGGTCGCGGCGCTGACCTCGGTCCATGTCGTCACCAGCGTGGCCGGGTTTTACGGCCGGTTCGAAGGGTTGACGACCTGGTATGCCTACGCCCTGCTCTTTTTTCTGACGACCAACTATATCCGTTCTTTCGACCAGATCAAGAGGCTGATCGTTATCGCTATTCCGGCGGCGACTATCCAGGCGATCTACGGGATCATTGCCCGGGCCGGGATCGATCCTTACGCCTGGGGCGGGGTCCCGACCGTCATGCGGGTGATCGGGCTGATCGGTCAACCCAACTTTTTTGCCGCTTTCGTGATTATGACCTTCTTTTTGACCCTGGCCCTGTTTCTGGAAAACCGGCAGGATGGTAACGATAATCCGGTCGGCTGGCAGGGCTTGACCCTGGCCAACTGGCTGCCGCTGGCGGCCTTCGTGTTCGTCAACGGTCTTTTTGTTTTCTTGATCTATTCGTTGGGGGCGTATGATGTTCCCCAGTGGATCATCGGTTTTATTTTAATGGGAGCGGCCGCACTATACCTGGCCTTTACTTACCGGCAGCTGCCGATTCTAGTCTGGGACGGCGTCCTGCTCGTTTCTTTGTTGCTGATGTATGTCGCGCTTCTTTACACCCAGAGCCGCGGCGGCTACATGGGTTTTTTCGCGGGGGCGGTCCTTTTTGCCCTCTATACCGGCCGGGCCCGGATTTTTGATAATCTTAAAAAACTATTCCTGCTGACGGCCGTGATCGCGGTTATGACCGGAGTGATTGCTTTTGACCCGGCTTTTTCGCCGTTCCAGCGCTTTACTTCGGAAGTGACGATCAAGAATAATTTCGATCCGGGGCCGAGCAAAGAAGACGCGCCAGAAACCGCTCCCCGGTTGGAATTGAAAGGGGCGGCCGGTTCCCGCGGCGAGACCTGGAAGAGCGCGGCTAAAATTATTGTCGATTATCCTTTGTTCGGTATCGGCCCGGAAGTTTTGAAAATGGTTTTCCCCCGGTACGAGACCGACATGTTTCGCTTTCTGGAAGCATTCCACGTCAAACAAGACCGTTGCCACAACGAATCGTTCGATGTCCCTGTCACTAAAGGTTTGATCACCTTTTTTGTTTATCTCTGGATCATCTTTACCGTATTTAAAGTCGGCACGAGGATTGCCAAGCGGACGACCGGAACGCAGAATCTCCTGATTTCGGGGACGATGGCGGCGATCCTCGCTTATCTGATCCAGAATCAGTTCAGTTTCGGCGTGGTGGCGATTACCTCTATCTTTTGGGCCCTTTGGGGGGTGGTCATGAGCCTCGATGCCGCGGACAAACTGCCGGCGCCGGAAGCCGGGAAGATTGCCTGGGACGATGTCCCCTGGCTGCCGCTGGCGGGCATCGTGGTGATTGCCGGCGGCTTGATCTATCTGTCGTTTATTCCGTTTTGGGGAGACCGTGATTTTAAGACCGGCAAGACTTATCTGGAAATGAAACGGGTCCCGGAGGCGGTCTTAAACCTTAGTCGTGCCCTGGCGGTCTATCCTTTCGAAGGGACGACGATCTCGCATTTGGGGATCGGGTATCTTAATCAGAATGACTTTGACAACGCGATCAAGGTCTTGATCTTCGGGACCAAGGCCGATCCTTATAATGCCGACAATTTCCTGATGCTGGCCAAAGTTTATTTGGTGCAATACGATCAGGGGAACAAAGCGAAGCTTGGCGACGCTTACCGGATGTGCGAGATCGGGGTGAAGATCGATCCTTATTACGCCGAGATCTTTCAGTTGACGGGAATGATCTGGGAACGCCGCGGCGACAAGTTGAAAGCGGCGCAGATGTATCAGAAGACCTTTATGATCAATCCGAATCTGGGGGACGCGATGCTGGCGATGGAAAAAGTCGCGCCGCCGGAATTCACCCGCCGGGCGTTCCGTCAGCTGTTTGATAAATATAAGGACCGGTATAATGTTTTGGAAAAACTGGGGACGTATTATTTGGGCCGGGGGGAGGTTGAGAAGGCGCTTGATCTTTCCCGCCGGCTGATGAGGATCGAACCGAACAGGGTCTCCGGCTATTTACTGGCCGGCGAGATTTATTTTAGCAAAAACGATCTGAAGTCGGCCCAAAAAGCTTTCGAACAGGTTGTTTTCTTTGATCCCAAAAATGTTTCCGCCCACCAGGGGTTGGGGGCGGTTTATCTGAAACAAGGGGATCGGATAAAAGCCCGGGTCGAGTACGAACAGGTGCTGATCGTTGAGCCGGGGAATGAGCTGGCCAGAAAAATGGTCGCCACTCTCCGATAAAGGAGCCGGATGCTCAAGCTATTTTTGGATATCATCCTGATCAATCTTTCTTTTATTTTGGCCTACTATTTTCGGTTCAAGGTCTTGATGTTCATCGCGCCGACCTCGATCCCGGTCTTCGGCCAATATCTTTCCTCGCTGGTCTTTATTACCGTGATGTGGCTGGCGGTTTTCCGCTTGGTCGGTGTTTACGACCAGAAAAAATTCACCGCTTTGATCGACGAGCTGGCCTTGCTTCTTTGGGGAGTGATCTGCGCCAGCCTGGTCTTGGTGGGGCTCCTTTTCCTTTCCAGGGGACTTTGGTTCTCTCGGTTGGTCTTGGCCAATGTCTGGTGGATCTCTTTTCTGCTTTTGGCGGCCAGCCGCTTGATCATGGCTTACGTTCGCCGGCTTTTATATGCCCGCGGTTTTGCTTTGAAACGGACGTTGGTCCTGGGGGCCGGGGAGATGGGGGCGACGATGACGATGAAAATGATCGCCGACAAGGGCTTGGGTTATCAGGTTATCGGTTTTCTTGACGATGATCCGGCCAAAGCGGGACGGACGATCCTGGGGTTGCCGGTCTTGGGGCCGCTTTACAAGACGAAGGAGCTGGTTCGCGAACAAAAGATCGATTACGTGATCATTGCCAGCGCCAAGATCCCGGCCGAGACCACTCTAGATATCATTACCGAATGCGAACGTTACGGGATCGAGTTTAAGATCGTCCCGGGGATCCTGGAGATCATTGCCAGCCGGGTCGATGCCGATGAGCTGGGCGGGATCCCGATTCTGACCGTTTCCGAGATCAGATTGAAAAGCTACAACGCGATCATCAAGCGTTTTGTCGATGTGCTTCTTTCCGGGTCGGCCATTATTGTTCTTTCCCCGGTTTTTATTTTGTTTTCGATCCTGATCAAAGCGACTTCCCCGGGGCCGGTTTTTTATTGTCAGGAACGGGTCGGATTGGACGGTAAACTCTTTAAAATGTTCAAATTCCGTTCGATGGTTGATAAAGCGGATGAAAAGATCAAGGAGCTTCAGCCGCGCTCTGAAGTCGGCGAATATATTTTCAAAATAAAGAATGACCCGCGAATCACTCCTTTGGGCCGATTGATGCGGCGCTACAGCATCGACGAACTGCCGCAATTCTTCAATGTCTTTTTCGGCACGATGAGTCTGGTCGGCCCGCGACCGCCGCTGCCGCGCGAAGTCGAGAAGTATAATTCCTGGCATAAGAAGAGATTGCGGGTCAGACCGGCGATCACCGGTCCCTGGCAGGTTTCAGGGCGGTCCCACCTGCCGTTTGAAGACATGGTCCGCTTGGACATCTACTACATCGAGAATTGGTCGCTTTGGCTGGATTTTAAAATACTTTGTCGGACCGTTCCGGTGGTTTTGACCGGAAGCGGGGCTTATTAACGATAAACGATCAGTTTTCCCCGCATTATTTCACTTTTGCCGCCGCTGGAGAGCAAGATCGCGTACGGATAAACGCCGTTCGCGACCGTCAGGCCGAAATGATCATGCCCATCCCAGGTGAAAATGTTGGTGGTCGCGGCCAGGGACTCTTTCTTCCAGATCAGTTCACCGGTTAGATTGAAGATGTATATTTTGACGTCGATCGGCGGCGTAAGTCCGGCCCCTAAACGGCAGATGAAATAGGTCCGGCCGTCGGCCGTCGGCGAAAATGGGTTGGGGGCGTTGCCGATCTCCGTGAGCATCGTGCCGGAAGCTTTGACCGCTGAAAAGAAGCTGATCGTTTGGGTCGACGAATTGCCGGCTTGGTCCCGGCCCTCGACCATGATCAGATTGTTGCCGGTTTGGACCGGGACCTCGATTGAAAACGAAGTCGAACCCGGGACGTAGGAGCCGATTCTTT from Candidatus Margulisiibacteriota bacterium includes:
- a CDS encoding glycosyltransferase; translation: MKLAIVHDYLNQFGGAERCLVDLHEVFPDAPIYTAIYDPEKMPPVFREMKIVTSFMQRLPGIFKHFKKYLFLYPFAFSSFDLSKYDVILSSSSAFAKGVRKRPGQVHICYCYTPMRFVWRYDDYIKHEALPGWLKRLLPLLMGPLKTWDLKTAGQVDRFIAISRLVAQRIKELYHRESDIIYPPVDCDLFQPTERSGDYFLVLSRLNAYKRIDLVIEAFNRLALPLKIAGDGPDRRRLESLSGPNVEFLGRLSDPAVKQMVAECRGLIFPGEEDFGIVPVEAMAAGRPVIAFRGGGALETIVEGETGLFFDEPTPESLIKAVEKFKRLTFDPRTVRARALQFDRKIFKQRMAEYVEKNQ
- a CDS encoding sugar transferase, producing MLKLFLDIILINLSFILAYYFRFKVLMFIAPTSIPVFGQYLSSLVFITVMWLAVFRLVGVYDQKKFTALIDELALLLWGVICASLVLVGLLFLSRGLWFSRLVLANVWWISFLLLAASRLIMAYVRRLLYARGFALKRTLVLGAGEMGATMTMKMIADKGLGYQVIGFLDDDPAKAGRTILGLPVLGPLYKTKELVREQKIDYVIIASAKIPAETTLDIITECERYGIEFKIVPGILEIIASRVDADELGGIPILTVSEIRLKSYNAIIKRFVDVLLSGSAIIVLSPVFILFSILIKATSPGPVFYCQERVGLDGKLFKMFKFRSMVDKADEKIKELQPRSEVGEYIFKIKNDPRITPLGRLMRRYSIDELPQFFNVFFGTMSLVGPRPPLPREVEKYNSWHKKRLRVRPAITGPWQVSGRSHLPFEDMVRLDIYYIENWSLWLDFKILCRTVPVVLTGSGAY
- the prfB gene encoding peptide chain release factor 2, with translation MLHEELKESLSSLKQKGLELEKILAIDDKKKKLSEIEAAASDPKLWENQDLARKLMQEKSLLEKVVRQWETLRDQLDEQTLLLEMASASELGEIVLEVKKLRALAGELEIAMLFSGEYDQNDAILSINAGAGGTDAQDWGQILLRMYTRWAEKKGFKVELPDISYGEEAGIKSATLLISGPYAYGYLRNEAGVHRLVRISPFSSEGKRHTSFVAVEVTPEITEDIKIEINPGDLRVDTYRASGPGGQNVNKVSSAIRITHLPTGIVTQSQSDRSQHNNRDTAMRMLKAKLHEMLVLQRKEKIDELVGEKRKIEWGSQIRSYVFQPYTLVKDNRTGVEVGDVQGVIDGEIDPFIEGSLRAKIQ
- a CDS encoding O-antigen ligase family protein, which produces MKKTNKARPFSFDLALELCVLLIIFLVPVIFDRRIGIVFSGTKVVWLRTFIVIAMSLWSAKLLITGKHRFVRTPLDWPVLTFVLTTTVAALTSVHVVTSVAGFYGRFEGLTTWYAYALLFFLTTNYIRSFDQIKRLIVIAIPAATIQAIYGIIARAGIDPYAWGGVPTVMRVIGLIGQPNFFAAFVIMTFFLTLALFLENRQDGNDNPVGWQGLTLANWLPLAAFVFVNGLFVFLIYSLGAYDVPQWIIGFILMGAAALYLAFTYRQLPILVWDGVLLVSLLLMYVALLYTQSRGGYMGFFAGAVLFALYTGRARIFDNLKKLFLLTAVIAVMTGVIAFDPAFSPFQRFTSEVTIKNNFDPGPSKEDAPETAPRLELKGAAGSRGETWKSAAKIIVDYPLFGIGPEVLKMVFPRYETDMFRFLEAFHVKQDRCHNESFDVPVTKGLITFFVYLWIIFTVFKVGTRIAKRTTGTQNLLISGTMAAILAYLIQNQFSFGVVAITSIFWALWGVVMSLDAADKLPAPEAGKIAWDDVPWLPLAGIVVIAGGLIYLSFIPFWGDRDFKTGKTYLEMKRVPEAVLNLSRALAVYPFEGTTISHLGIGYLNQNDFDNAIKVLIFGTKADPYNADNFLMLAKVYLVQYDQGNKAKLGDAYRMCEIGVKIDPYYAEIFQLTGMIWERRGDKLKAAQMYQKTFMINPNLGDAMLAMEKVAPPEFTRRAFRQLFDKYKDRYNVLEKLGTYYLGRGEVEKALDLSRRLMRIEPNRVSGYLLAGEIYFSKNDLKSAQKAFEQVVFFDPKNVSAHQGLGAVYLKQGDRIKARVEYEQVLIVEPGNELARKMVATLR
- the csaB gene encoding polysaccharide pyruvyl transferase CsaB; this translates as MRVLLSGYYGYGNVGDEAVLESIVDGLRRQDPTLQITVLSASPQMTAQFYNVKTIGRYSLGVFIEMLKTDVFVSGGGTLFQDSTSNRSFWYYTGLLLLAKVLFKKTMIFAQGFGPIKGRANRLLASLAIKRVNLITVRDAESKAGLVKIGIRPEKINVTADPTFLLKNPSGLEGRKVLALEGVTTEKPLLGVSVRSLPRRQGIELQFYRMLAETLDSFVEKNNYQIVFLLLHCPEDMRETSKVINFMSRKSNVVFKICSPHEMLSVVSQCDFMIAMRLHALIFAVKSLVPAFGLSYDPKVKSFMNSVGSPCLTVDEVLDQGRLEKAVAAQFAIREASKKMLEKVLVHLREQAQDNFSLFFRTFK
- a CDS encoding DUF5693 family protein; the protein is MLKRIIWGILKISLIISVLVGCYFGLERHLAEQATRSVRVVIDLNDLKKAAAYEKQPLTAVLKEVRKIGFSELGVFEETLPDANALGEIYYAKGGSIRKLAAFSPVFSAKIKEIKPDRTYIFAPFQESRKRIVAQLTWALGAKSIRFLGRDVIEVDEAEEELRALGLGISEAQKNYLERLGFRLVPRVWNDPRYHLGNIEAKLSGLKDYRTIIFDGEELLGFPEAVPSLAEALKKFRLNYGFVEIVKQDGDYQLKNLMANEVVRVHSVPKDELKKLEKPEVLDRYLRAARERQVKLLYVRPFLPPQIDAVPVEYNLRFFGELKNKLAAAHFTIGEGKEPPPLQITGWQIIALGWGVLVGTLLLLNAFVALPLWGLVIALLAGVNALLFLAAKLTILQKLLAFTAAVVFPSLAVISSANRLNRQGGFPLFQAFYFVLRIVAITALGIIFIVGLLADSRYMSGALVFPAVKAGLVLPIMIVAAYFLLKEGELNLIDRVKAILRTKVSVANALIGLILLAALGLFLARSGNFTIPVPGIEKAFRNWLEVLLFVRPRTKEFLVGYPFLFLAAVYYLKASDRSWLWVVMAIGAIAPVSALNTFSHIHTPLTISIVRLINGLVLGLIFGIIIAIVAGRWFSKEGEK
- the rfbD gene encoding dTDP-4-dehydrorhamnose reductase — protein: MKILVIGADGQLGSDLVRTVPKAELIPLTIKDLDITKRENTLLVIKGHKPDLVINTAGYSRVDDAEDHQDQAFAINAEGAANVALACLESGAGLVHISTDYVFDGLKNSPYTEDDKTAPLSAYARSKVAGEEKIATILKKYFIIRSSGLFGAAGCLGKGGGNFIDSVIAKGKSGAPFKVVNDQYFSPTYTLDLAGKLVQLARTDHYGLYHIVNHGACSWYELAARTFESLGLAVNFTAIPFAELNAKAKAKRPAYSALDNKRLRAVGLDDLRPWPDALRAYLMEKGL